GGGATGAGGCCGACGGTGAACCGGTCGTCGGCGGCCTCGACCACGGTGAGGCTGACGCCGTCCACGGTGATGGAGCCCTTCTCCACGACGTAGCGGGACAGCGCCGCGGGCAGCTCGAAGGCCACCGACTCCCAGTGGTCGCCCGGGGTGCGGGACAGGACCGCGGCGGTGCCGTCCACGTGCCCCTGCACGATGTGGCCGCCGAGCCGCCCGCCGACCGGGGTGGGCCGTTCGAGGTTGACGCGGGCGCCCGGGGCCAGCCGCCCGAGGTTGGAGCGCAGCAGGCTCTCGGCCATGACGTCGGCGGTGAACTCACCGCCGTCCGTCTCGACCACCGTCAGGCACACGCCGTTGACGGCGATGGAGTCGCCGTGCCGGGCGCCTTCCGTGACGACGGGGCCGCGCAGGCGCAGGAGCGCGGAGTCGCCTGCGCGGTCGACGGAGACGACCTCGCCCAGTTCTTCGATGATTCCGGTGAACAACTCACAACTCCTCGGGTGCCTGGGGGGCGTGGGAAGCCTCGGGATGGCCGGGGGACTCGGGAACGGCCGTGATCCGCACGTCGGGGCCGATCCGGACCAGGTCGGTCACGCGAAGGCGCAACGTCTCGGCGACGGTGCTGATTCCGGCGTCCGCCAGGGCGTGCGGGCCCGCGCCGAGCAGGGCGGGGGCGAGGTAGCCCACGACCTCGTCGACGGCTCCCGCCGCGACGAACGCGCCCGCGAGCCCGGGACCGCCCTCAAGCAGCACGGACCTGACGTCGCGTGCGTACAGGGCAGCGAGCAGCGCGCCGATGTCGAGGCCGCGGCCGGCCGCCGCGCGCGGCAGCCTGACCACGTCGGCGCCGGGGCGCAGCCGGTCGGTGCGCGCGGCCGGCACGTCGTCCGCGACGGCGATCAGGGTGGGCGCGGCGCCGTCGAGCACGCGGGCTCCCGGCCGTACGGCGACGGCCTCGGTGTCGGTGACGACGCGCAGCGGCGGGCGGGGGGCGGGCACGCCGCGGACGGCCAGGTGCGGGTCGTCGGCGCGGGCCGTGCCCGAGCCGACGAGCACCGCGTCCGACGCGGCGCGCAGCCGGTGCACGTCGGCGCGCGCGGCGGATGAGGTGATCCAGCGGCTGCTGCCGTCGGCGGCGGCGACCCGCCCGTCGAGGGTGGCGGCGTACTTCCAGCGCACGTGGGGGCGGCCGTGCCGGACGGAGGTGAGCCAGGGCGCGTTGACGGCCGCGGCCTCGGTCGCGAGGAGCCCTTCCTCCACCTCGACGCCCGCGGCGCGCAGGGTTTCCGCGCCGCCCGCGGCCTCCCCGTTGGGGTCGGCGACGGCGTAGACCACCCGGGCGACCCCCGCGTCGATCAGGGCGCGGGTGCAGGGTCCTGTGCGTCCGGTGTGGTCGCAGGGTTCGAGGGTGACCAGGGCGGTGCCGCCGCGCGCCGCCGCTCCGGCGGCGGCCAGCGCGTGGACCTCGGCGTGCGGGCCGCCCGCCCGCTGGTGCCAGCCCTCGCCCGCGGGCCGGCCCGCGGCGTCGAGGACGACGCAGCCGACGACCGGGTTGGGGCTGGTGGCGCCGAGTCCGCGTGCGGCCAGTTCGATGGCGCGGCGCATCGCCGCGACCTCGGGGTCGTCGTCGGAGCGGGCTCGCGGGCCGGCCACCGGGTCCTCCTGCCTCTTCTGGCACGGCTCCGGGGTCGGCGAACGAACGGCAACGGGGTGGCGGGCCTGGCAGCCCGGCCGTTCCCTGACACGGGAACGCGATGGGCGCGCGGGGCCGGCCGGTCCCGCTCCGCCGCGCACTGCCTCCCATCCGGACTTTAACCGTCGGTCCAGGAATTCCACCTGGTCAACCGGCCGCTGGAAGCGGCCGGGTCGCGGACTTTAACCGCCGGTTCGGAGTTTCACCGACCCCGGAGTGCGCTGCGTCATTGGTACGGGTCCCAGTGTGCCACGGCCGCGGGACCGGCACCCGCCGCTGTGGCCCGGGTCACATCCGGACCGGGGGCGCGGGCCGGGTCCGACTACCGCGGCGCGCCGAAGAGTTCGCTCCGTGCCGCGTCGAGCGCGGTGGCCAGCGCACCGCTGAGCACGGGGCTGCCCGCCACCGTGGCCGCGCGGACCTCGGTCGCCAGCGGGCTGAGGTCCCGCAGGCGGCGGGCGACCCGGTCGGCGAGCGCGGCGCCGCCGGCGCGGCCGACTTCGCCGCCGAGCACGACGCATCCGGGGTCGAGCACGGCGGCCACCCCGGCCGCGCCGAGCGCGACGCGGTCGGCGAGCTCGTCGAGGAACGCGGCGTTGCGCCCCTCGTCCGCCGCGACGGCCGCGCGCACGGCCTGCTCGGCGGCGCCCGCGTCCCGCGCGTCCGGCACGGGCAGCCCGTGGGCCTCGGCCAGCGCGCGGACGGCGGGGCTGGACGCGAGCGCGTGGAACCCGCCGTCGCAGTCCGTCGCGGACGGCAGCCTCCCGGTGCCGGGCACGGGCAGGAAGCCCAGTTCGCCGGCGCCGCCCGAGGCGCCCCGGCGCAGCGCGCCGTCCAGGATCACGGCGGCGCCGATGCCGTGGCCGAGCCAGAGCAGCACGAACGTGTCCAGGTCGCGGGCCGCGCCGCCGCGGTGTTCCGCGAGTCCGGCGAGGTTGACCTCGTTCTCCACGCGCACGGGCGCGGCGAGCCGTTCGCGCAGGGCGCCGGGCAGCCGCCCGTGCCAGCCGGGGAGCGAGGAGACGGGCAGCAGGGCGCCGGTGGCCGGATCGGCCAGCCCGGGGGCGCCGAGCACCGCGGTGTGCACGGCGGGGACCGCGGCGCCGCGCATGGCGTCGTCCAGGGCGGCGATGACGCCGCCGATCACGCCGTCCGCCCCGGCGCGCCCCCCCTCGGGCACCGGGAACGCGGCGCGGCCCACGGTCCGGCCCGCGAGGTCGGCCAGCACGAGGGACACCCCGTGCGTGCGGACGTCGAGCGCGGCGACGTGGGCGCGGTCGGCGACCAGTCCGTAGAGCCGGGCGTTCGGGCCGCGGCGCTCCTCCCCCGCTTCGCCGACGACCGCGACCAGCCCCTCTTTGGCGAGCCGCTGGAGGAGGTCGGCCACGCTGGGGCGGGACAGGCCGGTGAGGTCGCGCAGCCGCGCGGCGGTCAGCGGCCCCTGTTCCACGAGCAGGTCGAGGGCGATGCGGTCGTTGATGGCCCGGGCCGTGCGGGGGGACGCGGTGCGCGCTGGGGTCATGCGGAAGATCCTCGCAGACCTTTTTTATCAGTAAGCCTTCCTGATAGTTTATGCGGCGGCCGCGCCCCGGACCGCGCCCCGTACCACCCGCCCCGCCCTGTCCCGCCCTTCCCGAGGAGCGCTCCCCCATGACGCAGCAGCAGCCCGCGCCGGCCGACAGGGACCGCGTCCGCCGCGCGCGGCGCGCGGCCGGGGCCGTCTTCGCCCTGCACGGCGCCGTCAGCGGCAGCTTCGCCACCCGCATCCCGTGGGTGAAGGACCACCTCGACCTCAGCACCGCGCAACTCGGCCTGGCCCTCGCCTTCCCGGCCATCGGCGCCTCCCTCGCGATGCCCCTGGCCGGCCGCCTGATGCACCGGTACGGCGCGCTCGCCGCCGTCCGCGCCCTGCTCGCACTGTGGT
Above is a genomic segment from Streptomyces marincola containing:
- a CDS encoding riboflavin synthase, with protein sequence MFTGIIEELGEVVSVDRAGDSALLRLRGPVVTEGARHGDSIAVNGVCLTVVETDGGEFTADVMAESLLRSNLGRLAPGARVNLERPTPVGGRLGGHIVQGHVDGTAAVLSRTPGDHWESVAFELPAALSRYVVEKGSITVDGVSLTVVEAADDRFTVGLIPTTLGLTTLGTRRPGEVVNLEVDILAKYVERMLAHQEPPRPGDRVAPR
- the ribD gene encoding bifunctional diaminohydroxyphosphoribosylaminopyrimidine deaminase/5-amino-6-(5-phosphoribosylamino)uracil reductase RibD is translated as MRRAIELAARGLGATSPNPVVGCVVLDAAGRPAGEGWHQRAGGPHAEVHALAAAGAAARGGTALVTLEPCDHTGRTGPCTRALIDAGVARVVYAVADPNGEAAGGAETLRAAGVEVEEGLLATEAAAVNAPWLTSVRHGRPHVRWKYAATLDGRVAAADGSSRWITSSAARADVHRLRAASDAVLVGSGTARADDPHLAVRGVPAPRPPLRVVTDTEAVAVRPGARVLDGAAPTLIAVADDVPAARTDRLRPGADVVRLPRAAAGRGLDIGALLAALYARDVRSVLLEGGPGLAGAFVAAGAVDEVVGYLAPALLGAGPHALADAGISTVAETLRLRVTDLVRIGPDVRITAVPESPGHPEASHAPQAPEEL
- a CDS encoding ROK family transcriptional regulator; its protein translation is MTPARTASPRTARAINDRIALDLLVEQGPLTAARLRDLTGLSRPSVADLLQRLAKEGLVAVVGEAGEERRGPNARLYGLVADRAHVAALDVRTHGVSLVLADLAGRTVGRAAFPVPEGGRAGADGVIGGVIAALDDAMRGAAVPAVHTAVLGAPGLADPATGALLPVSSLPGWHGRLPGALRERLAAPVRVENEVNLAGLAEHRGGAARDLDTFVLLWLGHGIGAAVILDGALRRGASGGAGELGFLPVPGTGRLPSATDCDGGFHALASSPAVRALAEAHGLPVPDARDAGAAEQAVRAAVAADEGRNAAFLDELADRVALGAAGVAAVLDPGCVVLGGEVGRAGGAALADRVARRLRDLSPLATEVRAATVAGSPVLSGALATALDAARSELFGAPR